TCTATTACTAGGAGGACGACATTTAACTAAGTTTGTTATGAAAACATCCTTCCTACTCAAGCCTATTGAAGATAGTAGTTCTGTTAGCAATTTTCCTGCTGCACCTACGAAAGGTCTACCTTCTTCATCTTCATTTGCTCCAGGAGCTTCGCCTATTAGCATTATCTCCGCATTAGGATTACCTTCTCCAGGGACTGCGTTTTTCCTGGTTAAATAAAGCTTGCACTTAGTACATTCCTTGACTTGTTTGGCAATTTCTTCCAGAATCATTATCATTTACTTGTTTCAAGTCTCTTATATGTAATGTTGTTTGAAAGCAAAGCCATAACTGTCATGATGATTGCAACAATCCCAGAGATCGTATATATTATAGAAAATGAGTAATCTGAAGGGATGTCTATAGTAATGTAGGTATTTGGAATCTTAACTGCAGTAGTAAAAGTATCCATTATTGACCCTGCTATTGCTGGACCTAAACTTCCTCCTATTAATCTAAATACCGTATTTATTGACGTTGCGATTCCCATAACTTCCCTCTCTACTGAAAAAGTAAGGAGATTTATTAGAGAAACGTTAAGATATGCAGCACCAAGCATTGAAATCGAAGAAATCAGAATAATCAGTGCTATTGATGTAGAAGACCCGTTTAAAACTAATATTGAAGTTATAAAATAAGCAGGAATGAGTATCGCCGATCCTAAAACTAAGACAGGCTTAGGTCCCTTTAACGAAATACTTCTGCCTGCACTCATTGCACCTACTATCTGTATTAATGCCAGAGGAAGTAAAGACAACCCTGTCATGAATATATCAAGGTTGTATCCTATTGGGTTTGGTTCTTCAAATAAGTAAGTTAAGGATTGGTATGCCATGAATATTGCAAAACCTGCTACTACTGCAGCTAAATTGGCTATAAGAACGTTCTTCCTCTTTAATAACGTAATGGAAATTAGAGGATACTTAACTTTGCTTTCAAAAATTACAAATACTGCAAATAATACCATAGAAGATAGTAATAGAGTTAAAGTACTTAACGAAGTCCAACCCCAGCTTGGAGCTTCAGTAGTTCCTATTATTATTCCCGCCAGTGAAATACCAAGAATTCCTGCTCCTGCATAATCTATTTTATACCCTTGTAACCTTACTCTTGATTCCCTTATTTCTTTGAAAATGAGTATTGCAAGTATTATAACTAAAGGAATCACTGTATGATAAGTATATTGCCACCCTAATGTCTGCGAAATATAAGCTCCTATTGGCAGAGATATTGCACTACCTATACCAAACATTGCACTTATAGTACCTTGAGCCTTAGGAACCAAATTTGGAGGAAATTCTTCTCTTATTAAACTGAAAGCTAAAGGAAACATTGCCAATCCTAATCCTTGAATCGCCCTAAATATAATGAGAGCAACGAAGTTTGGAGAGAATCCCGTTAACGTTACTCCTATTGCATAAATCCAGATCACTATGCTAAGTATCTTTTTTTTACCGTAAATGTCTCCAAGCTTTCCTGCTATAGGATTCATTATTATTCCGCTCAACAAGTAAATTGATATTACCCAACTTACTTGTGACGCAGTAACGCTAAATTCCTTCTCTATTGATGGAAGAGAAGGTATTAACATTCCTTCTGTATACATTACCATTACTGCTAAAGGTGCCATAATATAGAGGGCTTTTCTAGCATAATTTAGGTCATAATCCATTTTAGAACGTATTTTAGATATATCTAAAGTTTATAAAACTTAGCTAAATCCCGTTTAAATAATAATAACTACTTATTCAACGTTTTTCTTTAACGATAAATTAAAAGACATTAATTTCTATAGAAAGATGTTAACTTTGTTCGTCCAACTCTTATTAATATCAGGTCATCGACCCTGTCTTCACTATTCCGTTTATGTCGGCATCATCATGTACCCCGTCCGGCTGTGGATCTTCACTAAAGCATTACTGCTTTTCAGACCCAAATAGGGGACGGGGCATTTTCATTATTTTGTAAACTCTATATAAAAGGATTATTAAGACTACTTGGCCTAAATCCAGCTGTAATGCCTTGGCACCATTATAGATTATTTCTATAAAAAATGGAAGAATATACATTTGCGGATGCCAAGTTAAGTAAATTACCGTATAGTTTAAGTAGTTAAGGAAAATAAAAGAAATTGCTGAAGCATCAATTAGTACGTTATACCATACATTCTTACTGCCCCAGAGTATTACTGCTGATATTATGAAA
This genomic interval from Acidianus sp. HS-5 contains the following:
- a CDS encoding MFS transporter is translated as MDYDLNYARKALYIMAPLAVMVMYTEGMLIPSLPSIEKEFSVTASQVSWVISIYLLSGIIMNPIAGKLGDIYGKKKILSIVIWIYAIGVTLTGFSPNFVALIIFRAIQGLGLAMFPLAFSLIREEFPPNLVPKAQGTISAMFGIGSAISLPIGAYISQTLGWQYTYHTVIPLVIILAILIFKEIRESRVRLQGYKIDYAGAGILGISLAGIIIGTTEAPSWGWTSLSTLTLLLSSMVLFAVFVIFESKVKYPLISITLLKRKNVLIANLAAVVAGFAIFMAYQSLTYLFEEPNPIGYNLDIFMTGLSLLPLALIQIVGAMSAGRSISLKGPKPVLVLGSAILIPAYFITSILVLNGSSTSIALIILISSISMLGAAYLNVSLINLLTFSVEREVMGIATSINTVFRLIGGSLGPAIAGSIMDTFTTAVKIPNTYITIDIPSDYSFSIIYTISGIVAIIMTVMALLSNNITYKRLETSK